The sequence TTCCAGCAGTCGTAGGTGCCGGAGGAGGTGTCGCGGGAAACGACCACGATCTCTTCATCCTGGCCGCCCAGCTCGGACCAGTTGGTCAGCTCGCCGGTGTAGATCTTGAAGAGCTGTTCCTTGGTGATGGCGGAGACCGGGTTGTCCGGGTGCACCACAGGGACGATGCAGTCGTAGGCGACCACGTGCTGCATAGGCTCACGGCCGTTGGACTTGGCAGCCTTGATTTCCTTGTCCTTCATGTCGCGGGACATCATGCCGATGTCGGTGGTGCCGTCGATGAGCGCCTTGGCGCCGTTGGAGGAGCCGCCGCCGGAAAGGGAGATCTGAATGCCCAGATCCGGGTTGGCTTTGAAGTGATCATCCACGAGCTGCATCAGGGGCAGCACGGTGGTGGAACCCTTGACTTCGACTTTTCCGGCGTAGGCCGTGGAAGCCATCAGGGCAAACACGGCGACAAGAGCGAGAAGCTTCTTCATTGGTTTTTTTCCTCCGAAAGGGTTGAAGCGGTTGCGAACAAATTCATTGTTGACGGCAGTAGTTAGCAGGGGGGAGTTACAGAATCGTTACGGCCTGGAAAAAGATGCGTTACACACGGTTC is a genomic window of Paucidesulfovibrio gracilis DSM 16080 containing:
- a CDS encoding PstS family phosphate ABC transporter substrate-binding protein — protein: MKKLLALVAVFALMASTAYAGKVEVKGSTTVLPLMQLVDDHFKANPDLGIQISLSGGGSSNGAKALIDGTTDIGMMSRDMKDKEIKAAKSNGREPMQHVVAYDCIVPVVHPDNPVSAITKEQLFKIYTGELTNWSELGGQDEEIVVVSRDTSSGTYDCWKSKIMKRDGKKHKVFPGASLLASNGAVAQAVSKNVQAIGYVGLAYVNSELKALPVDGVAAGVKSAMDGSYPISRGLNLYTAGQPTGDTKTVIDFVMSPAGQKMAADEGFIPIK